In Canis lupus dingo isolate Sandy chromosome 25, ASM325472v2, whole genome shotgun sequence, one genomic interval encodes:
- the LOC112670064 gene encoding spidroin-1-like — protein MGAGGARALGPGRGPRGGGSRAAGDGRRAAGHGPRATGGLRDRVAARAAGAGAAAAAAAAAAAAGRSRGRARAWRLRLPRQRGGGRARAAGARPGARTGRHPDPGRCGPPRPAPRRGRARPWESGPRTGAIP, from the exons ATGGGGGCCGGCGGCGCGCGGGCGCTGGGGCCGGGTCGCGGGCCGCGTGGGGGCGGGAGCCGGGCCGCGGGCgacgggcggcgggcggcgggccaCGGGCCACGGGCCACGGGCGGGCTCCGGGACCGGGTCGCAGCGCGCGCGGCTGGAGCCggagctgccgccgccgccgccgccgccgccgccgctgccgggCGCTCCCGCGGGCGGGCGCGCGCCTGGAGGCTCCGGTTGCCACGGCAACGGGGAGGCGGGAGGGCGCGCGCGGCGGGGGCGAGGCCGGGAGCCCGGACTGGGCGCCACCCGGACCCCGGGCGCTGCGGGCCCCCGCGCCCTGCACCCCGCCGCGGCCGCGCCCGGCCCTGGGAGAGCGGCCCGCGGACCG gtgccATCCCCTGA